The Drosophila sulfurigaster albostrigata strain 15112-1811.04 chromosome 3, ASM2355843v2, whole genome shotgun sequence genomic sequence GGCCAATTCACGCAATCGCTCCAGTTCGCGGCGTTTTATCTCGTCCAACTTAGTGCGCACATGATGATTCACATAGTCCAGCTCTTGTGCGATTTTGCCACTCTAGATTGTGCAAATAGTTATCGTTTAATTTTAGGCAGGGTAAAGGGGGAAATACATAATCAAACTCAGCTTACACGTATGTCTGCTTCGGGAGCCTTATCGAGCTTTTTGCGAAAATCGGGATCAGCCTCCAGGGCTTCGACCACTTCACGCAAATACCTCTCATACTCCAGGGCCGTTTCCACGTCGGCGGGGGCAGGTGTGCTGCTATGTTCCGCTGCTTTTTCctcctttttgttttgcgtcACAGGCAAAGCTGTTGCCACAATCAACAAGGCAAACGCCAGCACGACACTCGCCACCTGACACTTCATTGTTGCACGTGTTACGATGAGCTCTCACTTCAGATTGATTTGTTAATACAATAAGACAGTTGTGTAAATAACTTTagtacaaaaatttaatggaATTCTGACGTGTCTGCGAGACACTTTTTTACCTTGGTTTTGTTTAGCAACTGACCGAGTTGCCACACTGTCACAGTCGATAGGCAGAACATATGTTAATTGCTTCTCGATTCTACAGCGGTAAATCGATTTTTTTCTCTACGATAATATGCACAAATACGAttcaaaatagattttttaATAACTGGGGTTTCCAATgttctattttaaaaatgtaaagtatttcaagtttatttaactATTCCCAAACCCTGATCGTAGAAAAATTGACGGGATTTTAGTTTGAAGTGTTAGTAAAGGTTTTTTGATCGCGGAGgctaaaaacaatattattatcgttgttatttctttagtattattttggttTGTGTTACACGGTCACACTGCTTATGCACATCAACACTGCCAGCTGATTAGActaagtttaaatttaaatttttcaaataatgGCCAAAAACACAATAGCCAGTAGCCATAATGCGgccaaaaaaaagattttaacGAACGTGGAATACACGCGAATTTGTCAATTTATCAATGGTTATCACGGCGGCCTGGCAATAGACTGCGAATTGGAAATGGTAAATCGCTTCTTTGTTGACGTCGAGCCGCTTGCCTTGATTTGTATTCTTCAATCCGAAATGTTTAACAAACACCGTGGGCAGCATTGGCGTCTTGAACAGCGCTCCAAGAAGCTGCTACAGACGTAAGCAAAGCGACAGTCAGCAAATCCTTTATTTGACATTTCTAACTCTAATTTTCGTTATAGCTATGAGGAGCAATGTCATCTGTATAATGATAATGCACTGCTGATTCGGATGGCCTCCTTGGAGAACATCAGTCCTATTGCCCTGTGCCGCATCTTGCTACAGGAAAAATACGACCTGACGCAGCGATCGCATGTTTATCGCCTCCTAAAGCATCCACATTTAATACAAGATCCCCGCTTGGCAGCTAACGTCCAACAATGCCTCTACAGTGATAACCAGGAGGGACCGCTGACGGATCTGC encodes the following:
- the LOC133842997 gene encoding CDAN1-interacting nuclease 1; this translates as MAKNTIASSHNAAKKKILTNVEYTRICQFINGYHGGLAIDCELEMVNRFFVDVEPLALICILQSEMFNKHRGQHWRLEQRSKKLLQTYEEQCHLYNDNALLIRMASLENISPIALCRILLQEKYDLTQRSHVYRLLKHPHLIQDPRLAANVQQCLYSDNQEGPLTDLRRRIIGEEYEVKLKTLAKEVGIHFYDEQDLRRMGYDKTPDIKMIFPFLYKDSVVNWIESKANFGDPRSHKKNIQQQLQSYCNRFGPGIIIYWFGYHEDTPNLADNNIGITVLTDFPAREDLVFMQLTEGVK